ACAATGATAGGCACCATTCTGagcatgttttttcttctccacaggaaaaaaaaaaaagatccattCAACTGCCTACCTTCCCACATATTAGATAAGCCTTTCTTAAGCTGTTTTCACTCTGATTTTCTCTAGCTGTCTACCTTTTTAAAAACACTCAGAGGGGGCAAGGTGGGACTTCGATGGTGGTTCCAGCTTGAATCATACCCCACCCAATGAGACGCCAGTGCTTCTCCACTCGGCGACTCAATGCGATCTTCTCACCCTTGCTGGTGCAGACTGGAGAAGTAAGTTGTAGTTTTGCCAAATCATTCTTCACAGCAAGAACTCGAGCACCAGATGACATGGACCCAATGTTCAACATAAGAATCTCTCCCTTGGTCAGCTTCGAAACCTTTCCCTGCTTCTCTGAGCCCTTTGTCCTGACACCAATAAGCCGtctcaaaagaaagaaattcacctgcacaaagaaaagaaaggcacATCATTAGCACCAGAGGTGTGCAAGAATCCTGCATCACAGTATGAAGCACCCACAAATCTCTGCACCTATAGAGAAAAGGGCACTTATTGAAACCAATGACAAAGTAACTTGCATAGAGAAGCATGTTTACTTCAAGATAGTTTATAAGCCATATATAAAAAGCATCATCACATGCACATTGGAATGCGAACAGGGTGTCTACTATTTCCTGTCTACACCAAAAATGAAACTCCACTCAGCTGCACTGAATTCAACCCAACAGGGAGAACTTTGCACATGTCGTGCAAAACACATACTCATGTATAAATATAGACAGGACTTGCTCATTTATGACTTGGACATGGAAAGCAGTTTCAATGCAAAAAGTATTTAATGAAAGTATAAAACTACAAAACATTATTATTGATTCAGCTCCATACCTCAAGCTCACCAAAAACTTCAGGGAGTGAGCCAACATCACCAAGAACTTGACCCACAAGTCTATCAGCACGTGTCAAAGTGGGGTCCATGGTTGTGCCAACACCAATTAGACCTCCAGGCACGGCAAATTGTAGCTCATTCTGCTCGGCATATAATGACACTATTCTAGTATATATTGGGGTGCACTTCATGTTCCCAGCCTCGTCCTTAACAATGATCCCAGGACGGACCTCAATAAATTGATTGACCTTCAAAACACCCTGCATGGACAAGATGGACCAAAATAATGATACTCGTGCATCACAGATTCTCAGCACAACTAATTCATGAATCTCTCTCTGGAACACAAAATCCTCATGGAAAAAGCAAACTTTAATAGTTAAATCAAGGGCTCATGAATGCCAAGGCCTAAAGTTAATTCTCATTGTCAGTCCACAAGGCTTCAAATAAGTAACACTCGGACCCCATAAACCTTAGCATGCAGTCAGAATTGTTCCAAACCAAGCATTTCTCCATTTACACTGGCTATTATTACCTGATGTGGAAAATGGccagaattgaattgaattgaatgagAACAAATGCATGGAAACTCTGCACAAATTAACCAAGATCTTGCACCAAGTATAGAcacaactaagaaaaaaaatgcacggcaatattaaccaaacacatgtTAAAAACATACCCTGAGGATGCTTCCACCAGCCACACCACCTCTTATCTCATCAACCTCGTATCCAGGTTTGTTGACATCAAAAGATCGAATAACAATCATGTTAGGTGGTGAGATAAAGTTCCTCTCTGGAATTGGGATCTTTTTAACAATATACTCACACACAACATCTATGTTATACTTTAGCTGAGCAGAAATTGGCACCACTGGTGCACCATCAGCAACAGTTCcctgaaaagaaaatgttgaaaAGAATTAGTAGGGTGTGCATCTCCTGTTTTCTTTTTGGAGAAAAAGAGCATCATCAGGAAAAAGAACATCCAATGCATGTACACTCAACTAACAAGATGTGTAAAAATAGCACAGGCAAACCTGAATAAATTTCTGAATAGCCTCGTGCTGGTTGATGGCTGCATTTTCCTGAATAAGATCCACtttattttgaagaattatAATATGTTGGAGACGCATAATTTCAACAGCAGCAAGATGTTCAGAAGTCTGTGGTTGGGGGCAGCTCTCATTTGCAGCTATGAGCAGCAATGCGCCATCCATAATTGCTGCTCCATTAAGCATTGTAGCCATAAGAATGTCATGACCCTACAGGAGAGTACAAAAACATGTAATGTGGATGGTCTAGTCACAAAAAGCATAGAAGTACACTAATAATCTGCAGCTAAGACATTTTATTCAGCAATGCCAGTTAAGAAGAGGCCTTGATTACCCAACGTTTTCTTGCTAATATCTAAGCAGTCCAAtgggaataaaaaacaatcaaccaACACCATAATTCATTTAACGTGTGAGAAACTTGGAGGAAGTGACATTTGGGTCCAAACCTTTAATGTGTTACAATCAACATATGAAAAGTACATACAGTGCATAAACCATAATTAAATAGAGACCTGGTTCAACCACTTACTAGGTAGACTTACTGTGTGACGATCAAAATATGAAAAGTCAGCATGGTGAAAAAGCATAATTAAATACAGCACCTGGACCCCTTACCGGGCAATCAACAAAAGAGACATGTCTCAGCAAATTCATCCTGCAGTTTTGAAACCCTTCTACATCACACATGGGATTATCTTCCTTTCCACTTCCATATGCCCTACAAGAACAGTTATTACATTAAAGGCAAAAGGCCAATATTTAACCTAAACAGTAAGCTTCACCTATGCATTTACTCACTTGTAGCACTTAGGCCGGGGGCACCGCTCATCTTCACACTTGTATATCTTTGCGTTTGCATATCCAAGCTTTATTGTAATATTACGCTCCAACTCATTTTTAAAACGAACCGTCTGCACATGAATAGCAAACCACCAAATTAGCACCCCTCAAACCTGTacaattcataattataacaaattgAAAACGATCTGCCTGATTGTTATGTATGGATAGATCAAAATACAAGTTTCCATAATCATAACCAGGGAACAACATTTGGCAAAAACTTGTGCAAGGTAACTACTCAGTGGAaccatgataaaaaagaaaacaactagCTTAGCTACATGTGATAATATAACATATTGTGGGGAGGATTGCCTGTCATGATGGAGGTAAAACTCCCTTTATCAGAGCGAGGATCAATTTCTAAATGCACCTAATCCAGCAACACTTCAATACTTGATAGTTAGCAGTAGTTTTATATATTGCAGGAATATGAATGCTCAGTGGATTAAGCAGCAAGGTCATTTTGCATTATATGAATTGAACTCATTTCATATCCTATTTACACTGGGAATAATGGGGGTTAGAGAGGGCGAGGAAAGACTGACTTATTAGAGGGGCTTCCGTTGtgtattaaaaaagagagagggaaagaaagaaaaaggaattgaGATCACTGACAAATTGTTTTCCAATTCACCGGCTCCCATAACTATCCCTTTTGCAAAAAATTTataaccttcttcttcttcttttggccTTTCATTCCCCAAAGTAAATACCACATAATATAACCATAAGAGACTGCTAGGAAACAGATATAAAAATTGAAGGCAAAACCATCTAAATCACCTGAACACCGGAAATTGCTTTGACGACAGTAGACTTCCCATGTGCCACATGACCAATAGTACCTacaaataataaacaacaaaaactatCAGTTTCTGCGAACACGGTCAGCAACTAAGCTACTGAAaggaaattccaaaaaaaaaaaaaaaaacctatattaaTGGTTGCCTGCCGCGATATAACTTCAGGCGAGAGTGGATGCAACGTTGTCACGTCCAGTTTACTTAAATCTTGTTCCATCAAACCTTTCCGCGCCATCTTGACTCTTCCTCTGCTTCAACTGGTTCCTTCTCAAACGAGTCGAAAACCTCTCCTGCTAAACAGACCGATAAACTGAATTAAAATGTCaattgacaacaaaaaaaacgaaTAAACACAGTCGATTCGATTGAGATATTGATAGTTGAAGATCGTAAAAACTAATGATTGACAGAGATTAAAGGAAGATTGCGTACCGGCAACGCTGTTTGCTTGGGAGAGAGAGCACGCGGCGATGTAGATAGCTAGGGTTTCAGTGTGCGTGTGAGGAGGGATAAAGAGCAAAgacgatatttttttattattatttggggTTTAAGTGAGatggttttttgttatttttggaaTTGACTAGgcagttgatattaaaaaataattttaattataaattgaaaagttgttCATAaatgttataaagataaatattataaacatttaTTAACATTAcggaaaagttgaaaaaaatataaatccgagATACATAATTTTGCAATATAAGGGATGAACCTAATtagatttaaaactttattttctaaaaccaactttttatttaattaaacattgataaaaataaataaaaaataaaaaatatattatataaagttGCACAAAAacatatactaatattaatatatatatatattatatttttatttaaaaatcaagtgaaaataaaattatatggtTTATGAAGAATTTATGTTAGAGGCTAGTTTATCAATATAATAACCTAAtgtgcttgaaaatatatttttatttttatttaaacaatgcCTAtaccatctttttttcttcctatcttgtttctacatcataGAAAACCTATTAATATGATACACAagattttagatttcttttcaTATCTCTCATAAGTACTATACTAATTTTCAAATCTACAActctaaacaaataaataaatcctaCTTTATTTTGTGAAAAGATGTTTTGCCTCTGATTTTTCAAAAAGCTTGTTATCATTTTAGattctatttaaaattaaagatgttttttaggctcctgaaaaaaaaaggttaggaaagcttttataggcaaaaataaataaattaattcaatgcTTTTATTCATTGTGTGAACCTTTGTACATCTTTGATATAGTAAAGAGTAATCATGTTTATGTAGATTGAATCTTTTTAGAGTGTCCCTTTGCTAATaaccaaaaatccaaaaaatcttCCTGTCAttgcaaatatatatttggtagaATTCAACTTTATTTGATgcaattacaaaatataaaaaaacatattccaaGTCTTGAAGATGTTGCTCAAAGTTTATGCTTTTAACTaacatatcatcaacataaccTCTAGATTTCTACACAGCTAACCTTTGAAGACCATGTTTACCATCCGTT
This genomic interval from Populus alba chromosome 1, ASM523922v2, whole genome shotgun sequence contains the following:
- the LOC118038626 gene encoding eukaryotic translation initiation factor 2 subunit gamma, translating into MARKGLMEQDLSKLDVTTLHPLSPEVISRQATINIGTIGHVAHGKSTVVKAISGVQTVRFKNELERNITIKLGYANAKIYKCEDERCPRPKCYKAYGSGKEDNPMCDVEGFQNCRMNLLRHVSFVDCPGHDILMATMLNGAAIMDGALLLIAANESCPQPQTSEHLAAVEIMRLQHIIILQNKVDLIQENAAINQHEAIQKFIQGTVADGAPVVPISAQLKYNIDVVCEYIVKKIPIPERNFISPPNMIVIRSFDVNKPGYEVDEIRGGVAGGSILRGVLKVNQFIEVRPGIIVKDEAGNMKCTPIYTRIVSLYAEQNELQFAVPGGLIGVGTTMDPTLTRADRLVGQVLGDVGSLPEVFGELEVNFFLLRRLIGVRTKGSEKQGKVSKLTKGEILMLNIGSMSSGARVLAVKNDLAKLQLTSPVCTSKGEKIALSRRVEKHWRLIGWGMIQAGTTIEVPPCPL